CCCTGCGCGTTCTCAGCGCGAGCGACAGCAGCCAAAGCAAGGGCCAGGCGAAGAAAAGAAACGTCATGGCGAGAAACAGATAGCTCAGAGCATCGCCAACGCGATCTTGTCTGGAAGCCCTCACGACGGTTCTCCTTTTGGCAAAAAACGAGCATATACGAGCGCAAGGCCAAGGCTGATAGCGAGCATTAGGATCGACAGGACGGCGCCGGCCGCAAGGTCGTAATTACGGAACACGACGTTGAAGGTGTATAGCGAGAGAACCTCGGTCGCGCGGCCAGGGCCGCCGCCGGTCAGAGAAATGATGGCGTCAAACGTGTTCAACGTCTGGATTGTGATGAGGATCATGTTCACCAGGATCGCGGTCCGCAGCTGGGGTAGAGTGATATAGATCAGCCGCTGCCATGGATTTGCGCCGTCAACGTCCGCCGCCTCGTAAAGAACAGGATCGATGGCCTTGCTTGCCGCATACATCACGACCATCGAGAACGCCGTGCCGCGCCAGACATTGGAAATGACGACCGACCACATGACCATGTGCGGATCGGACAGCCATTGGACAGCCGGCACGCCGATCACGCGCAAAAGGCTGTTCAACCCGCCAAATGGCGCTTCGTTGAAGAGCATTTTCCAGATGATGCCGCCGGCAATACCTGGAACAACCCAGGCGACAAGGGCTGTGGTTCGCACGATCGTCGTGCCGAAGAGCCGGCGCTTCTCGCCGTGCAAAACAATCAAGGCAATGAAAAGCCCGAAAAATTGCTGCGCAACAACGCTCGACGCGGTGAATACGAATGTCACCCACAGGATTTGTAAAAGCTCGGGCTTCGACAATGTGCTGACGATCGTCTGCAGCGTATACTCCTCGTCCCTGCCAAGCAGCGAAACGTTGGTGAATGCGAAGCGAAAGACGTCCAGCAAGGGGTAAAGATAAAAGACGCCAAGGACAAGAATGAGCGGCATAAGCCAAGGCAGCGGGAAGGGACTATGCCGTCCGGCGGTTCTCCTGCCGAGTCTTCGGGGGCTCTTGGCGGCAATGCTTGCATCCATCATAGGTCCGGTCCGGCCATTTCATCGCTGGGCAGCGTTTGCACAGGTTGACTGGCGGTGAGGGTCTCGGTCCACGCCGCCAAGTCCTTATTTTAGCTGCGTTTGAAGGCGCTCAGCGAAGCGCTGAAGGCCTCGTCCACGGCGGCCTCGGTCGGCTGGGTACCCGTCAGCACCTTGCCCATCATGATCTGAATCTGATTGGAGATTTCAGGATAGACAGGCGCGCCGGGCCGGGCTTGTCCGTCCTTGAGTGCTGCCGCAAAGGTCTTGTTGGCCTCTGACGAGAACACCTCGTACTTGTCATAGAGATCGGCGCGGGTCGGAAGCTGTTCCTGCAACGCGTTGGCCGGCCCCATATAGATATCGCGGGCAAGTTCAGCGCAGAGCTTCACCTTTTCAGTGTCCTTGCTGAAAGCCGCCACCGTCCAGCCGCCTGTACCTGTTGATCGCTGGTCCGCTGCCGGGCCAGGAAGCGGGGAGAAAACCCATTTGGCGAATTCATCTGGGTCAAGCGCTGTCCTGAGCTGTGCATATTGCCAGTTGCCACCGACGAAAAGCGCAGTCGTCCCGGCCGCAGCCGCTGCATTGAAATCGTCGTAATCGCCAATGGTCGCTACACGTTTGGGAGCGGCTCCGGACTCAACGAGATCGCGATAATAGTTGACGGCCTTGATGAATTTGTCGCGATTTTCACCCTCGCCGAAAATCGGCTTGCCATCGTCATCGACCAATTTGCCACCCTGTGCCCAGAAATTGGCGAGCCAGTCGAACGTTGTTCCTTCATAGCGGCCGCCGTTGAACAGAACGCCTTCCATTCCCTCCTCGACTGAGGAGAGCGCCGCCTTCTTCAAATCGTCCCAGGTCTGCGGCGCATCAGGAACAATCTCCTTGTTCCGGTAAAGAACACGAAGATCCGTCGACCACCACCATGCGTAGATGTTGCCGTCCGAGCCGGTTATGCCCTCGCGGATAAAGGGGAAGAGCTGGTCAATTTCCTCTTTGGTGAAGTAAGGCGAGAAGGATTGCAGGACGCCGGCTTTCTTGAAGAGCGGGAGGACGAATGAGTCGACGGCCGCACAATCCGGGGCCGATCCCGATTTGGCCTGCTCGAGCATGCGCGCCTGTTCCTGACCGATATCCCCCGACATCATCTGCAACTCGATCTGCCAGTCGGAATGCTTGGCGATGAAGTCATTGAACAGCTTGCTGTAGCCTTGAGCGTAGGCCGGCTCGTTGTTGCGCGGGCCATCCGTGGTCATCCGGAAAACCAGCTTGTTGGGCGCGTCGGGCTTGCCGACGACGTCGCCCGTGATGGCCTCTTGTGCCGGGCTGCCATGCGGTGCGGCTAAAACGGTGGTTGCCGCCAGTGCAAGAATGAGTGCTGTATTCCTCACGAGTTCTCCTCCCAGGGTCAGGATCAAACTTGAGCCGCTGCCTCCAGCACAACGGGCTCGGGATCCGAAAAAATAGATTAAGTCACATTCGTTTGATGTCAAGGTTAGTCCCGGAGGACCGCGAGGTCCGCCAAGCCGTCCCCAGCTGCTATCATCGGTTTCGTCCGAAAGAGAACCGGCGGTAGGGAGAGGGCGTCACAGAACCGACCCGGACTGGTCAGGTCGGTCGACCTCCAAGGACAGAGCTCTCAGGACGAAAAAGATCGGCGCGATTTGACATCGCGCTGTCGAGCTTCAATGGGCATTTCGCTGCACGGCGGATCGTTCGGGCCGGATCTACAGGACAACAGCCGGTTTTTTCCGCGAAAGAAGCTGGTTTGCCGCCACCGGCAACATCAAGGCAAGCCCAATCAGGGATGAGATCGGCTCTTGTACGACAAGCAGGATGGCTGCGACCACCAACAAAGCCCTCTCCCA
This Rhizobium sullae DNA region includes the following protein-coding sequences:
- a CDS encoding carbohydrate ABC transporter permease encodes the protein MMDASIAAKSPRRLGRRTAGRHSPFPLPWLMPLILVLGVFYLYPLLDVFRFAFTNVSLLGRDEEYTLQTIVSTLSKPELLQILWVTFVFTASSVVAQQFFGLFIALIVLHGEKRRLFGTTIVRTTALVAWVVPGIAGGIIWKMLFNEAPFGGLNSLLRVIGVPAVQWLSDPHMVMWSVVISNVWRGTAFSMVVMYAASKAIDPVLYEAADVDGANPWQRLIYITLPQLRTAILVNMILITIQTLNTFDAIISLTGGGPGRATEVLSLYTFNVVFRNYDLAAGAVLSILMLAISLGLALVYARFLPKGEPS
- a CDS encoding extracellular solute-binding protein, giving the protein MLALAATTVLAAPHGSPAQEAITGDVVGKPDAPNKLVFRMTTDGPRNNEPAYAQGYSKLFNDFIAKHSDWQIELQMMSGDIGQEQARMLEQAKSGSAPDCAAVDSFVLPLFKKAGVLQSFSPYFTKEEIDQLFPFIREGITGSDGNIYAWWWSTDLRVLYRNKEIVPDAPQTWDDLKKAALSSVEEGMEGVLFNGGRYEGTTFDWLANFWAQGGKLVDDDGKPIFGEGENRDKFIKAVNYYRDLVESGAAPKRVATIGDYDDFNAAAAAGTTALFVGGNWQYAQLRTALDPDEFAKWVFSPLPGPAADQRSTGTGGWTVAAFSKDTEKVKLCAELARDIYMGPANALQEQLPTRADLYDKYEVFSSEANKTFAAALKDGQARPGAPVYPEISNQIQIMMGKVLTGTQPTEAAVDEAFSASLSAFKRS